In Microbulbifer sp. GL-2, the following are encoded in one genomic region:
- the nhaB gene encoding sodium/proton antiporter NhaB: MNTYNNALTASGSGFGRAFADNFLGEAPDWYKLTIAAFLLLNPLILYVSGPFITGWVLIGEFIFTLAMALKCYPLQPGGLLAIEAVLMGMTSTDAVYHEVVENIEVILLLMFMVAGIYFMKSLLLFVFTKILINVNSKSMLSLLFCAVAAVLSAFLDALTVTAVLIAVAVGFYSVYHRVASQQPHHHHDHDHSNDEHVVEYHREDLDQFRAYLRSLIMHGAVGTALGGVCTLVGEPQNLLIAEKAGWEFLQFFLQMAPVTIPTLFAGLITCVILEKTKILGYGAQLPHAVREVLLNYSREEEKKRTSAQVAELWVQGIVALLLVFALAFHVAEVGIIGLMIIVLLTSFNGIVQEARIGHAFEEALPFTALLVVFFAIVAVIHQQHLFEPVTHFVLSQKLEHQPGLLFLANGILSMISDNVFVATVYINEVKAALTAGDITREHFDKLAIAINTGTNLPSVATPNGQAAFLFLLTSALAPLIRLSYGRMVVMAIPYTIVLSIVALICVVYAI; this comes from the coding sequence ATGAACACTTACAACAATGCACTTACGGCTTCGGGTAGCGGTTTTGGCCGGGCTTTTGCCGATAATTTTCTCGGCGAGGCCCCAGACTGGTACAAGCTGACAATAGCTGCCTTTCTTCTTTTAAATCCACTAATACTTTACGTTAGTGGACCGTTTATAACCGGCTGGGTACTCATTGGAGAATTCATTTTCACCCTGGCAATGGCACTGAAGTGCTACCCGCTTCAGCCGGGAGGACTACTCGCGATCGAAGCAGTACTGATGGGAATGACCAGCACTGATGCTGTCTATCATGAAGTAGTCGAAAATATTGAAGTTATCCTGCTGCTGATGTTTATGGTAGCCGGGATCTATTTTATGAAGAGCCTGCTGCTCTTTGTATTTACCAAGATCCTGATTAACGTGAATTCAAAAAGCATGCTGTCACTGCTTTTTTGTGCAGTCGCTGCCGTGCTCTCGGCATTCCTTGATGCACTAACAGTAACCGCCGTTTTGATTGCGGTTGCAGTGGGTTTTTACTCGGTCTATCACCGGGTTGCCTCCCAACAGCCTCATCACCACCATGATCACGACCACTCCAATGATGAACATGTGGTGGAATATCACCGTGAGGACCTCGATCAGTTCCGCGCTTATCTTCGCAGCCTGATTATGCACGGGGCCGTGGGAACGGCTCTGGGGGGCGTATGCACACTGGTTGGTGAACCTCAAAACCTGTTGATTGCCGAGAAAGCTGGCTGGGAGTTTCTTCAATTTTTCCTGCAAATGGCTCCTGTCACCATCCCCACTCTGTTTGCAGGGCTTATTACCTGCGTAATCCTGGAGAAAACCAAAATTTTGGGTTACGGAGCCCAGCTGCCTCACGCAGTGCGTGAAGTGCTGTTAAATTACTCCAGAGAAGAAGAGAAAAAGCGCACCTCTGCACAGGTAGCAGAGCTCTGGGTGCAGGGTATCGTTGCCCTTTTACTCGTATTCGCCCTGGCCTTCCATGTAGCCGAGGTCGGCATTATTGGCCTGATGATCATTGTGCTCCTGACCTCCTTTAACGGTATTGTTCAGGAAGCTCGCATTGGCCATGCCTTTGAAGAGGCCCTGCCTTTCACCGCCCTGCTGGTAGTATTTTTTGCCATTGTCGCGGTAATTCACCAACAGCACCTTTTTGAGCCTGTAACCCACTTTGTACTATCACAAAAACTGGAGCACCAGCCTGGGTTACTGTTTCTGGCCAATGGTATTCTGTCCATGATCAGTGACAATGTGTTCGTGGCTACTGTGTATATCAACGAGGTAAAAGCTGCACTGACTGCTGGCGATATTACCCGGGAGCACTTTGATAAGCTGGCGATAGCGATTAATACAGGTACCAATCTGCCGAGTGTCGCCACTCCCAATGGCCAAGCAGCCTTCTTGTTTCTGTTGACGTCTGCGCTGGCTCCGCTGATTCGCTTATCCTACGGGCGCATGGTGGTGATGGCTATTCCATACACCATCGTACTCAGTATTGTTGCTTTGATTTGTGTCGTCTACGCGATATAA
- the dnaQ gene encoding DNA polymerase III subunit epsilon, with protein sequence MRQVVLDTETTGLDPKSGHRIIEIGCVELVNRKLTGRHYHQYINPQRQVDDGAIEVHGITNEFLTDKPVFARVADEFMDFCEGAELVIHNAPFDVGFINSELKLLGNPRWKNVAAHCTVLDTLALAREKHPGQKNNLDALCKRYFVDNSQRDLHGALLDAEILADVYLMMTGGQTDLVLAQGGDTQNQEEGETGQSEAASTAIRRLPAGREPLLVVQADTKELEAHQSMLALLEKSSGKHFW encoded by the coding sequence ATGCGTCAAGTCGTCCTCGATACGGAAACAACTGGCCTTGATCCGAAGAGTGGCCACCGGATTATCGAAATTGGCTGTGTGGAACTGGTTAATCGTAAGCTTACCGGGCGCCATTACCACCAATATATCAACCCGCAACGGCAGGTAGATGATGGTGCTATCGAAGTTCATGGCATCACTAACGAATTCCTCACCGACAAGCCGGTCTTTGCACGGGTTGCTGATGAGTTTATGGATTTCTGCGAAGGGGCCGAGCTGGTTATCCACAATGCCCCCTTCGATGTCGGCTTCATCAATTCTGAGCTGAAACTGCTGGGTAATCCGCGCTGGAAAAACGTGGCTGCTCATTGCACGGTACTGGATACCCTGGCTTTGGCCCGTGAAAAACATCCAGGCCAGAAAAATAACCTGGATGCTCTGTGCAAGCGCTATTTTGTCGATAATTCCCAGCGCGACTTGCATGGTGCACTACTGGATGCGGAGATTCTCGCCGACGTCTATTTGATGATGACCGGCGGTCAGACTGATCTGGTGCTGGCACAGGGTGGGGATACGCAAAATCAGGAGGAAGGGGAGACGGGGCAGAGTGAAGCGGCCTCGACAGCCATTCGCAGGCTCCCTGCAGGTCGTGAGCCCCTGCTAGTCGTCCAGGCAGATACTAAGGAACTGGAGGCCCACCAATCCATGCTGGCCCTGCTGGAAAAATCCTCAGGGAAGCATTTTTGGTAA
- the rnhA gene encoding ribonuclease HI, translating into MKQITIYTDGACRGNPGPGGWGALLVFGDLEKELCGGESHTTNNRMELMAAIQALEALKQPCQVDLHTDSQYLRQGITGWINNWKKNGWKTASKKPVKNADLWRLLDESVARHQVEWHWVKGHAGHPGNERADQLANRGIDELES; encoded by the coding sequence TTGAAACAAATAACTATCTATACCGATGGTGCCTGCCGTGGCAACCCAGGCCCCGGCGGCTGGGGGGCTCTTCTGGTCTTTGGTGACCTGGAGAAAGAATTGTGTGGTGGCGAGTCTCACACCACTAATAACCGGATGGAGCTGATGGCAGCGATTCAGGCCCTGGAGGCATTGAAACAGCCATGCCAGGTTGATCTACACACCGATTCCCAATACTTGCGTCAGGGTATTACCGGTTGGATTAACAACTGGAAGAAAAACGGCTGGAAGACTGCCAGTAAGAAGCCGGTTAAGAATGCTGATCTTTGGCGCCTGCTGGATGAGAGCGTTGCCCGGCACCAAGTAGAGTGGCATTGGGTTAAGGGGCATGCCGGCCACCCGGGTAATGAGCGAGCGGACCAGTTAGCCAATCGCGGTATAGATGAGCTGGAGTCCTGA
- a CDS encoding cation/multidrug efflux pump encodes MYIAITFLIAIMALLLVFWGARVLLGGSWLMGFLRGSLGLIFFGLALWIVLVAADVFSYRNLAEEHSVGIVSFQKIAEQQFEVKFSDADGISQKFELRGDQWQLDARLLKWQGYLARWGVQPAYRLDRLSGRYLTLQDERVRERSVHQIDATNYGVDIWRFVRGLDKNLPFVDAVYGSATFLPMEDGAVYDVRISHSGLLARPLNQQATSALDGWK; translated from the coding sequence ATGTATATCGCAATTACCTTTCTGATCGCCATAATGGCGTTATTGCTGGTTTTCTGGGGCGCTCGGGTATTGCTGGGTGGAAGTTGGCTAATGGGGTTCCTACGCGGTTCGCTGGGCTTGATCTTTTTCGGTTTGGCCTTATGGATAGTTCTGGTGGCGGCCGATGTATTTAGCTACCGCAATTTGGCTGAGGAGCACAGTGTTGGCATCGTCTCTTTTCAAAAAATAGCTGAGCAGCAGTTTGAAGTTAAATTCTCCGATGCCGATGGTATTTCCCAGAAATTTGAACTGCGTGGTGACCAGTGGCAGCTCGATGCCCGGCTGTTGAAATGGCAAGGGTACTTGGCGCGCTGGGGCGTCCAACCGGCATACCGGTTAGACCGGCTCAGTGGACGCTACCTCACCCTGCAGGATGAGCGGGTCAGGGAGCGTTCTGTTCACCAGATTGACGCTACTAACTATGGAGTGGATATTTGGCGATTTGTGCGAGGTCTGGATAAAAACCTGCCTTTTGTCGACGCTGTTTATGGCAGTGCAACGTTTTTGCCAATGGAGGATGGAGCTGTGTACGATGTGCGTATCAGTCACAGCGGGTTGTTGGCGAGACCATTGAACCAGCAGGCGACCTCCGCATTGGATGGTTGGAAATAA
- a CDS encoding pseudouridine synthase: protein MNNEPKIIFEDDQLLAAYKPEGWLVHRSEIDRYENRILLQYLRDLCGQYLYPVHRLDKPTSGVIIFGKSGEIAAQLQRQLESDNSVKKYLAVCRGHCLEQGFIDYPLPPVADFKHQRKRPRAELPRQPAITLYRRLDTIELPYEVDKYPTSRYSLVEIQLKTGRRHQIRRHFKHLHHPLIGCPKYGKSSHNRFFAQQFGIERLLLHAIQLEINHPIMEKRLTINSTPKGNFLELIEKLKWDDHFRKSESKS from the coding sequence ATGAATAACGAACCGAAAATTATTTTTGAAGATGATCAGCTTCTGGCAGCCTACAAGCCAGAAGGCTGGCTGGTACATCGCTCAGAGATAGATCGCTATGAAAATCGAATCCTGCTGCAATACCTGAGAGACCTGTGTGGACAATATCTATACCCCGTGCACAGACTCGACAAGCCCACATCCGGAGTAATCATCTTTGGTAAGAGTGGCGAAATTGCCGCCCAATTGCAGCGGCAGCTGGAGAGCGATAATTCTGTCAAGAAATACCTCGCCGTCTGTCGTGGGCACTGTCTAGAACAGGGTTTTATCGATTATCCTCTACCTCCGGTCGCAGATTTCAAACACCAACGCAAACGGCCCAGAGCCGAACTGCCACGCCAGCCAGCAATCACTCTTTATCGCCGACTGGACACCATCGAGCTACCCTATGAAGTAGATAAATACCCCACAAGCCGTTACTCCCTGGTTGAAATTCAATTAAAAACAGGCCGCCGCCACCAGATCCGCAGACATTTCAAACATCTCCACCATCCACTTATCGGCTGCCCAAAATATGGCAAGTCTTCACATAATCGCTTTTTTGCCCAACAGTTTGGCATTGAAAGATTGCTATTACATGCGATTCAACTTGAAATTAATCACCCAATTATGGAGAAAAGACTAACAATAAACTCAACGCCCAAGGGGAATTTTTTAGAATTAATAGAAAAGCTAAAATGGGACGACCATTTCAGAAAAAGTGAAAGCAAGAGCTAG
- a CDS encoding YhdH/YhfP family quinone oxidoreductase, translating into MNNFKDESFRAIRVEEVAPGKFDQLLVKRQVTDLPDNPLLLSVSHSSLNFKDAMSAFGNRSITRVYPHTPGIDAVGKVLEDRSGTFKAGTELLVTGYDLGMNAPGGLAEMVAIPPGWALPLPQGLTARESMALGTAGLTAALCIEKLLESGAVPEDGEVLVTGATGGVGSIAVALLAKLGFRVAAVTGKLEAADFLTELGAWKVLDRDTLAPFASKAMAKPLWAWAVDTVGGETLFNVIKSLAYGGGVAACGMAAGAQFHANVFPFILRGISLLGVDSVELPIGKKIAVWRQLSNEWYIGDKLSMIAEDISLEQTPEFLARLHRGHGIGRYVVNMSL; encoded by the coding sequence ATGAACAATTTCAAGGATGAAAGTTTCCGGGCTATTCGGGTGGAAGAAGTTGCCCCGGGTAAATTCGATCAGTTATTAGTAAAACGGCAGGTTACTGACCTGCCGGACAACCCTCTGCTGCTCTCAGTTTCCCACTCTTCACTGAATTTCAAAGATGCAATGTCTGCTTTTGGTAATCGCAGCATTACCAGGGTGTATCCTCATACACCCGGAATTGATGCGGTAGGCAAAGTGCTTGAGGACCGCAGCGGAACTTTTAAAGCGGGTACCGAACTATTGGTCACTGGCTATGATTTGGGCATGAATGCTCCTGGAGGATTGGCGGAAATGGTCGCTATTCCTCCAGGGTGGGCATTGCCACTCCCACAGGGATTGACTGCGAGGGAGTCAATGGCCCTGGGAACGGCGGGTCTCACTGCGGCGCTATGTATCGAGAAGCTCCTTGAATCCGGTGCGGTTCCTGAAGATGGTGAAGTATTAGTAACCGGTGCTACAGGCGGAGTTGGTTCAATTGCTGTGGCGCTTTTAGCCAAACTGGGCTTTCGCGTCGCGGCGGTGACCGGCAAGTTGGAAGCCGCTGATTTTCTGACTGAATTGGGGGCCTGGAAAGTCCTCGATAGAGATACTCTTGCTCCATTTGCCAGTAAAGCCATGGCAAAACCCCTTTGGGCCTGGGCAGTTGATACTGTCGGTGGTGAAACGCTTTTTAATGTGATCAAATCGCTCGCCTATGGTGGCGGTGTTGCGGCCTGCGGAATGGCCGCTGGGGCACAATTTCATGCCAATGTATTTCCTTTTATATTGCGCGGCATAAGCCTATTGGGAGTCGATAGCGTTGAGTTGCCAATTGGGAAAAAAATTGCAGTCTGGCGTCAGCTTTCAAATGAGTGGTATATCGGCGACAAACTCAGCATGATCGCTGAAGATATTTCTTTGGAGCAGACCCCCGAGTTTCTTGCCCGCCTTCACCGCGGACATGGTATTGGTCGCTATGTCGTGAATATGTCTTTATAG
- a CDS encoding class I SAM-dependent methyltransferase produces the protein MTDKFKSRSDSDPPSLAKACPALSHWFSSSLGQEILSQQLALTQPLVDGFFGYHLLQAGVTDAVDFAASSRINHRFRLATCPEQKGAAQVELENLPLPSESIDVVLLHHLLDFSAHPHQVLREAARVLIPGGHMLLMGFNPFSLLGLSRLLFSRGAYQRGNQMRAARVADWMNLLDLQADRVHRGFFRLPLQQRELLAKTAWMEHLGSRWRLPWGAFTS, from the coding sequence ATGACTGATAAGTTCAAGTCACGGAGTGACTCGGATCCGCCGTCACTGGCAAAGGCCTGTCCGGCGCTATCTCACTGGTTTTCCAGTAGTTTGGGACAGGAAATCCTGTCCCAGCAGTTGGCGCTTACCCAGCCATTGGTGGATGGCTTTTTTGGCTATCACCTACTGCAGGCAGGGGTTACAGACGCTGTAGATTTTGCTGCCTCCAGTCGTATCAATCATCGCTTTCGTCTTGCTACTTGCCCAGAGCAGAAAGGGGCGGCACAGGTGGAACTGGAGAACTTGCCTCTTCCGTCTGAATCTATTGATGTTGTTCTGCTGCATCACTTGCTGGACTTTTCTGCACATCCACACCAGGTCTTGCGGGAGGCCGCTCGGGTGCTGATACCCGGGGGTCATATGTTACTAATGGGCTTTAACCCTTTTTCCCTTCTTGGTTTGTCGAGGTTACTGTTCTCCCGCGGTGCCTACCAGAGGGGCAACCAAATGCGCGCGGCTCGGGTTGCCGATTGGATGAACCTACTGGATTTACAGGCGGACCGGGTTCACCGCGGGTTCTTTCGGTTGCCCCTGCAGCAGCGCGAGCTACTCGCTAAAACCGCGTGGATGGAGCATCTGGGCTCCCGCTGGCGCTTGCCTTGGGGGGCTTTTACATCATAG
- the nudC gene encoding NAD(+) diphosphatase translates to MVDRFEPAANVWAAPEFSQQIIVAEGLVLCSGDQFIHEVDLLLAEAVVSSHYLGELGGRSCGVRVLSRQLDVRGHDWRNLRSLLTSTEEHLFALAGRALQVAYWDRDHRFCGRCGTATHYHSIDRARSCSNCQLTVYPRISPCVIMLVTRGEECLLARHANRRNITYTALAGFIEPGESAELALKREVREEVGLEVGRMQYIGSQPWPFPGQLMLGYLAEWQGGELCPDPNEIEEAKWFHYRSLPEIPPVQTLSGQLIYTFSEQVATGVWP, encoded by the coding sequence TTGGTAGATCGCTTTGAGCCCGCTGCAAATGTATGGGCGGCCCCCGAATTTTCCCAACAAATTATTGTGGCGGAGGGGTTAGTACTCTGCAGTGGAGATCAGTTTATTCACGAGGTGGATCTGCTACTGGCTGAGGCTGTGGTTTCCAGTCACTACCTTGGAGAGTTGGGTGGGCGTAGCTGTGGTGTTCGCGTGTTGTCCCGTCAATTGGATGTCCGTGGACATGATTGGCGCAACCTGCGTAGTTTACTGACTTCTACAGAGGAGCACCTGTTCGCTCTTGCTGGTCGGGCGCTGCAAGTAGCATACTGGGATCGTGACCACCGTTTCTGTGGCCGTTGTGGTACGGCTACGCATTACCACTCTATTGACCGTGCCAGAAGCTGCTCGAATTGCCAATTGACAGTTTACCCGCGAATCTCTCCCTGCGTAATTATGCTTGTAACCCGAGGGGAGGAATGCCTCCTCGCTCGCCACGCCAACCGCAGGAATATAACTTACACCGCGCTGGCGGGATTTATTGAGCCGGGCGAGAGTGCCGAGTTGGCGCTCAAGCGCGAAGTTCGCGAGGAAGTTGGACTGGAAGTGGGCAGGATGCAATATATTGGCAGCCAGCCCTGGCCATTCCCCGGCCAGCTGATGTTGGGATACCTGGCTGAATGGCAGGGTGGTGAGCTGTGTCCCGATCCCAATGAAATTGAGGAAGCAAAGTGGTTTCACTATCGTTCGTTACCGGAAATTCCTCCAGTGCAAACCCTATCTGGACAGTTGATCTACACGTTTTCTGAGCAAGTAGCGACTGGGGTGTGGCCATAA
- the sohB gene encoding protease SohB: MEFLIEYGLFLAKIVTVIVALMVLIGFIFANREQLKERVQGHISVTRLNDRYEQFKDTLLEAVMEKHEFAQLRKKIAKDKKAEEKALVKKHKAEAKQKAVKDSDGQKAAAGDAEPQAEESADKNPVKHSGERKRIFVMHFNGDIKASALSHLREEITAILQVAKAGDEVLLCLESPGGMVANYGLAASQLARVRSAGIQLTIAVDKVAASGGYMMACVADRILAAPFAMLGSIGVLAQLPNFNRLLKRHDVDYELFTAGEYKRTVTMFGENTAEGREKFQSDLEEIHVLFQHFVGEYRPGLDIAKVATGEVWFGQKALSLGLVDELKTSDEYLTHWAESADLYQVEYKEKKNIAKKMGLAAEAGVESAMTRLFSKLAAWRHHAQ, from the coding sequence GTGGAATTTTTAATTGAATACGGCCTGTTCCTGGCGAAAATTGTAACTGTAATTGTGGCCCTGATGGTCCTGATAGGCTTTATTTTTGCCAATCGTGAACAGTTGAAAGAGCGTGTGCAAGGGCATATCAGTGTAACGCGTTTGAATGACCGCTATGAGCAGTTTAAGGATACTTTGCTGGAAGCGGTAATGGAGAAACATGAATTCGCCCAGCTTAGGAAAAAAATTGCCAAGGATAAAAAAGCGGAAGAAAAGGCCTTAGTGAAAAAGCATAAGGCTGAGGCAAAACAGAAAGCTGTAAAAGATTCAGATGGCCAAAAGGCAGCTGCAGGTGATGCAGAGCCCCAGGCAGAAGAAAGTGCAGATAAAAACCCTGTAAAGCACTCTGGTGAGCGCAAGCGTATTTTTGTGATGCATTTTAATGGTGACATTAAAGCCAGTGCCCTCTCTCACTTGCGAGAAGAGATTACGGCTATTTTACAGGTTGCTAAAGCTGGTGATGAGGTACTGCTCTGTCTTGAGAGCCCTGGTGGCATGGTGGCCAACTATGGTCTCGCGGCCAGCCAATTGGCACGTGTGCGCAGTGCAGGTATACAGCTTACCATCGCGGTAGATAAAGTGGCGGCCAGTGGTGGCTACATGATGGCGTGTGTGGCCGATCGGATACTCGCCGCGCCCTTTGCGATGTTGGGTTCAATCGGTGTGCTTGCACAATTACCCAATTTCAACCGCCTGCTCAAGCGCCACGATGTCGACTATGAGCTGTTTACGGCCGGAGAGTACAAGCGCACGGTAACCATGTTCGGGGAAAATACCGCAGAGGGGCGTGAGAAGTTCCAGAGTGATTTGGAAGAGATACATGTGCTTTTCCAACACTTCGTCGGTGAATACCGCCCCGGTCTGGATATTGCCAAGGTGGCGACAGGAGAGGTCTGGTTTGGCCAGAAAGCTCTGTCACTGGGGCTTGTTGATGAACTTAAGACCTCTGATGAATACCTGACCCACTGGGCGGAAAGTGCTGACCTTTACCAGGTGGAGTACAAGGAAAAGAAAAATATTGCCAAAAAAATGGGTCTGGCTGCCGAGGCGGGAGTAGAGTCTGCGATGACACGTTTATTTTCAAAACTGGCTGCGTGGCGACATCACGCACAATAG
- a CDS encoding patatin-like phospholipase family protein, with the protein MSKGNSESSLPGENSALVLSGGGARAAYQAGVLKALAEVVPDDNPRPFKIICGTSAGAMNAMMLASHPGTFKEAIDSMCSVWMNLSVERVYRTSWRSLIGNLFSISRSLLNQGVGRQKPLALLDNTPLRKLLNEVIEFENIQKNIDAGHLHATCINALSFSEGESVSFFQAAEGVDSWQRFRRFGVPTELTVDHLLASAAIPAIFPAVKIEDSYFCDGAIRQMAPISPALHLGAKRVFIVGVSDNRSPVHWGSRRTDRQMHSPSMAQIAAQWFNAAFIDSLEGDLEHMDRVNNLLDSVEKEKYSDLAPLRPVESVVIEPSQSLARLGGQKLQFLPPALRWLFRSTGATSSGGGVSAASYLLFERPYIEELIELGYQDAMWEKDKLKHFLRPLPETLEERKGFFGKRAKGAEEQAGQDNSD; encoded by the coding sequence TTGTCTAAAGGTAACAGCGAGTCTTCATTGCCCGGGGAAAATAGTGCGCTGGTTCTCTCCGGCGGCGGTGCCCGTGCGGCATATCAGGCGGGTGTGTTGAAAGCCCTGGCTGAGGTGGTTCCAGACGATAACCCTCGCCCTTTTAAAATTATCTGTGGAACGTCTGCGGGTGCGATGAATGCAATGATGCTGGCCTCCCATCCCGGTACCTTTAAAGAGGCCATTGACAGTATGTGCTCTGTCTGGATGAACCTCAGTGTAGAGCGGGTGTATCGCACCAGTTGGCGCAGCCTTATAGGGAATTTATTCTCGATCAGTCGCTCGTTACTTAACCAAGGGGTGGGGCGGCAAAAACCCCTGGCATTGCTCGATAACACACCACTGCGTAAATTGCTGAATGAAGTTATTGAATTTGAGAATATTCAAAAGAATATTGATGCCGGTCATTTACATGCCACCTGTATTAATGCGCTCTCTTTTAGTGAGGGTGAATCAGTCAGCTTTTTTCAGGCTGCCGAAGGCGTGGATAGTTGGCAGCGCTTCAGGCGGTTTGGTGTGCCCACTGAATTGACCGTAGACCACCTACTGGCGTCGGCAGCTATCCCGGCTATCTTCCCTGCCGTAAAAATAGAAGATAGCTATTTTTGTGACGGTGCCATACGCCAGATGGCACCGATTAGCCCGGCGCTACACCTCGGTGCCAAGCGAGTGTTTATTGTCGGTGTATCAGATAACCGCTCCCCTGTGCATTGGGGGAGCCGGCGCACTGACAGGCAAATGCATTCCCCCTCAATGGCCCAGATTGCCGCTCAATGGTTCAATGCGGCTTTTATTGACAGTCTCGAAGGGGATTTGGAACATATGGACAGAGTCAACAACTTGTTGGACTCTGTGGAGAAGGAAAAGTATTCAGATTTGGCGCCTTTGCGCCCAGTTGAATCTGTAGTGATCGAACCCTCACAAAGCCTCGCTCGCCTGGGTGGGCAAAAACTCCAATTTCTTCCCCCTGCTTTACGTTGGTTATTCCGGTCTACCGGTGCGACCAGTTCCGGTGGTGGTGTTTCCGCTGCTAGCTATCTGCTCTTTGAAAGACCATATATTGAGGAGTTGATAGAGCTTGGGTATCAGGATGCAATGTGGGAGAAGGATAAGTTAAAACATTTTTTAAGGCCGTTGCCTGAAACCCTGGAAGAGAGAAAAGGTTTTTTCGGCAAGCGTGCCAAAGGAGCTGAGGAGCAAGCTGGGCAGGATAATTCAGATTGA